TACCGCAAAGAACTCGACGAACTCAAAGTAGAAGCCGAAGTCATCAACCACGAAATCGAAATATTCAAAGAAAAATTCAACCTCACTGAAATAATGCATTTTCTAAAAGATTTAGAAGGCCCTTCTGAGTTTGCCGACCTTGGCTTAACCTCCCTTGAAGAATCCGTCAGTAAACTAGAAGATAAGCTGGAATTTAAAAAAATCCCCCCTCCTGAAAAATTTTTACCTGATATCTCAGCCCTGCCTCCCCTTAAAGAAATTTCAAAGCCTCTTGGCTCTTTGGCTAAAGAAGCCTTTAACAAGCACAAAGAAAGAGCCCTTGAGTTGCTTAAAAATGTCAAGCAATCTCATTAACAAAGTCCGCAAAGACATAGCGCGTTTCGGGCTCATTACCGCAGGGGAAAGAATACTTGTTGCTGTTTCTGGTGGTCCTGATTCCATGGCACTTCTTTATATCCTTTACCACCTGCGGGAAGAACTCGACCTAGAGCTTGCGGTGGCACATTATGACCATCACCTACGCAAAGACTCTACGAAAGAAGCGCTTTTTGTCAAAAAATACGCAGAGGGCCTTGGGCTTCCGGTATTCATTGCAGCTGCTCCGGTGCGAGACTATGCCAAAAGGGAAAAGCTTTCTCTTGAAGCCGCAGGGCGTGAGCTTCGCTATCGTTTTTTTGAAAGAATAGCCAAAGAACACGGCTATTCCAAAGTGGCCCTGGCGCACCAGGCAGATGACCTTGCTGAAGAAGTGCTCATGCGTTTTATTCGAGGAGCTGGGCGGCGAGGGCTTGCGGGCATCCCGGTAAAAAGAGGTGGCGTTTTTATTAGGCCGCTACTTTTGGCCTCCCGCGAAGAAATAGACGCCTTTCTTGAAAAAGAAAATATTCCCTTTGTAGAGGACCCCAGCAATTTTGACCCGCGGTTTGTAAGAAACCGGGTAAGGCACCTTCTCATACCTTTTCTCGAAAAACACTTTCACAAAAACGTAAAAGAATGCCTTAAGCGCACGGCGCTTTTGGTAGCAGAAGAAGAAGAATTTTTGGGCTGCCTTGCCTTAGAGCGGCTTGCTAAGTACGGCCGGCTTGAAGGAGAGACCTTCCATTTAAGCGTAAGGAGACTTAAGGCGGTGCCCCTCGTGCTTAGACGACGCATGTATCTTGAGGCGCTAAAGGCGGTAGGAGTCCCTCTTTTCCGCATAAGACTAAACCACATAGAGCAAATAGAGTCCCTTCTTACCGGAAAGACCCGTGGCAATATAAATTTGCCCGGAGGGTTTATTGCGCGACGCGAGCCAGGAAGGATTGTGTTTAAGAAAATTCCCAAAGAGTTAATCCCCTTTGAGATAACTATCTCTGGCCCTGGGGAATACGAATTGCCAAACAACATTAAGTTAAAGGTTTTTTACTTGGAAAAAAAAGATTGTGAACTCAAAGAAAAAAACACCCTGGTGCTAGACGCTGAAAAAATAGACTTTCCGCTGCTGATCCGCTCTCCACGGCCTGGAGACCGCATTCGCCTAGCAGGACTTTCTGGCCGCAAAAAGCTTAAAAAAATCTTCTGGGAACATGGCATGGCCCATGATGACAGGCGCATCTGGCCAGTGGTTGAAAAAGACGGCCAAATCATCGGGATTCCAGGTTTGGCTGTGGCGGAAAACCTTGCCCCTGAAAACGGCCAAAGGGCGTTGGTAATAAGTTTTTCTAAGTGAAGTTTTTTCGGCACCTTCACAAAATTACGAAAGGTATCCGTTCCCTTTTTCGAAACGAAAATGGGAACAGATAAAAAATAGGCTTAGTAATAGTTTACTCGTTTGACTTGTTATTTAATAAGAAGTATTCTAGACTTTAGGTATAGGAAAAAGGGAGGCAAAATCTATGTTTTTAAACTTAAAATATCCCAAATATACCTATGACGATTACAAGAATTGGGAAGGAAGATGGGAGCTCATTGATGGTATCCCTTACGCCATGACTCCAATGCCTCCCCCCAAACACCAACGGGTTAGTAACAATATCGCGTGGCAGTTAAATGAATTATTGAAAGATTGTGAAAAATGTAAAGCTTATTTACCAGTTGATTGGAAAATAGACGAAAATACCGTAGTCCAACCTGACAATTTAGTACTTTGTTATGAGGTTGGAGACAAACCTTACATTACCAAGGCACCCACTTTGATATTTGAAATTCTATCCAAGTCAACAGCTTTTAAAGATCTGAATATAAAATATAAGCTCTACGAAAAAGAAGGCGTTAAATACTACGTGGTGGTAAACGTAGAAGATACCATTGCCAAAGTTTATGAGTTAAAAGATTACAGGTTCGTCAAAATTGCAGATGCAATAAACGACAAAGTCAAATTCGACTTAGAAGGCTGTGAGATAGAATTCGATTTTTCCCTCATATGGGAATAACTAAATTGAGATCTTTGCAACGCTCATCTCGCATCAATTTTGCAAAGGTCTCTTAAATTTTTAGGAGTAAAAAATGCGTATTCTTACTTTCCAAGGAAGCCCTCGTATAGGAGGTAATACTGATTTGTTACTGGACTCTTTTATCAAAGGGGCAAAAGAGGCCGGAGCAGAAGTAGAAAAAATTCATCTTTACCGGGTAAAAATTGGCCCCTGTATTGAATGTGGCGAGTGTGATACCACGGGAGAATGTGTAATCCCTGATGATATGAAAGAAATCTATCCCAAAATTGATGCAAGTGATGTTATCGTAGTGGCTTCTCCTATATTTTTTTATAACATTTCTTCTTATACCCAGGCCTTAGTTGAAAGAAGCCAGGCGCGTTGGGTCTCAAAATATGTTCTTAAAAAAGCCCCACCTTTTGGCAAAGAAAAAAGAGGCATTTTTCTCTCATTAGGAGCCACCAAAGGTAAAAGGCTTTTTGAGGGGGTACAGCGGGTAATTAGATATTTTTTTGATGCGGTTTATGCCAAATACGAAGGTGGGCTTTTCTACCGGGGAATCGAAAAAAAAAGCGCTATTAAAGAGCACCCTTCGGCCTTACAAGACGCCTATAAGTTAGGCCAGGCAGTAGTTAAAGTGCCCCCTGAAAATTGGCCTTTGGTGAGGGATCCTTCTCCCTAGCCGTTTTTCTTTTTGTCAAGGCAAAGTTCAATGACCATCTTGGTGCCGTCAAGCTCAAAGGGCACTGCCATACGCTGGCTAGTACAAAGAGGCGTGATAGAATGGCCTTCTCCAGTGACAATGACTGGCACTGCGGCCTGAAGAGAAATCCCCTGTTCTTCAAAACGTCTTCTAAAGGCCCCGCAAATCTGATTGGCAAGTTCTCCTGCGGCGTCGCATACCTCTTCGTTAAGGGTCTCTGGTTGACTACCAAAAAGAACACTAAGAATCTTGAAAAGACAGTCTTTGGAAAAAGTCACGGTAAGCATCCCGGTAAATCCTGAACCAGCCAAGCCGTTTACCGCAGAAACTTCGCCAAGGGCCGTGGGTTCTGTACGTACAAAAGGCTTTCCGGGTTTAGGTTCAATACCAGTGTAAGTTTTTATGACTTCGTTTACCGAAGCAACAAGGGCATCCAAGACTGTAGCCATCTATCTCTCCTTTGAAATGAACTTTTGGCTGAAAGTTTTATCGGTAGGAAAAGAAAAGAGCTTAAGGCTAAAAACGAAAAAGGGGTTTGCGTGCCCCGCGCCAGTACTCTCGTGAAAAAAGGATAACTACCGTATAAAGCTCAAGGCGGCCAGCAAGCATGCAAAATGTAAGCACAAGCTTTGAAAAATCAGGGAGCCAGCCAAAATTTTGGGTAGGCCCAACCTTGGCAAGCCCAGGACCGATATTGTTTAACGTAGCAGCTACCGCAGAAGTTGCGGTAATAATGTCTATTCCCTGAGCGCATACCAAAAGGCTTGCAATCATAAATACAAGGGCATAAAGAGCCATAAATCCCAGGATTCCCTGGATAACACTTTCTGCTACTTTGTGTTCGTCGTAGCGGATAATTTCCACCGCCCGTGGATGGATAAGTTTTCGAATCTGAAAGCGAACAAATTTAAAAAGGATAAGAAAGCGAATTTGTTTTACACCACCGCCTGTTGAGCCGGCCATCCCGCCAAAAAACATCAGGATCAACAAAAGCAACTGACACACAGGATGCCAAAGGGCAAAATCAGCCGTGCCATAACCCGTGGTGGTCATGATAGACCAAACCTGAAAGACAGAGTATCGCAGATTAAGCAGGGGATTGTGATACGTCCCAGAAAGATGATTAAAAAGCACACAAATGAAAATGGCCACTAAGCCCACCAGCACATAGAAACGAAACTCTTCGTTCTTAAAATACGCGTCCAGTTCTCCCTTAAGAAAACGATAGTGAAGGCTAAAATTGACCCCTGCCAGGAACATAAAAGCCGTGATCACGTAATCCACATAAGCGCTGTCAAAGGCTGCGACACTTGCTGTTCTTGTGGAAAAACCACCGGTAGCAAGGGTGGTAAATGCATGGCATAAGGCCTCGTATAAATTTAGCCCAGCAGGAAGCAGGAGAAGAACCTCAAAAATGGTGAAGAAAATATAAACACCCCAGAGAATTCTTGCGGTGTCCTGAATACGAGGGGCAAGTTTATCCTTGGTGACACCTGGCATCTCAGCCTGGTAAAGTTGCATCCCGCCAATGCCAAGTAAGGGGAGAATGGCAAGCGAAAGGATGATGATCCCCATACCCCCAAGCCATTGGGTCATAGCACGCCAAAAATGAAGCCCCTTGGGCAAATCTTCTAAATCGCCAAAAACCGTTGAACCTGTGGTAGTAAAACCAGAAATTGATTCAAAAAGCGCGTCGATAAAGCCAAGCTTTCCCGAAAAAACAAAAGGAAGGGCCCCGAAGACGCCTGCTGCTGTCCAAGAAAGGACAACGATCGCAAACCCTTCGCGATAGCCTATTTCTTTATCAGGCTTGATAATGGCTACGAGTAAAACTCCGCACAGCAAAGAAATGGCCTCGGCATAGATATACGGCCATACGGACTCGTGATAGATAAGGCTCACTAGGCCTGGAAAAAAAAGAGTTGCTGAAAAGAATATAAGAAACCACCCTAAAATATAAAGGACTGTGCCAATTCTCATGAAGCAAAAATCTTTTCTAACTTGGAGAGGGCTTCTCTTTTAGCGAAGATAACAAGATCATCCCCGGGATAAAGAGGTGTTTCTCCCTTGGGAATAATTACCTCTCCTGCCCGATACACCGCACCAATAATAGCACCCTTAGGGAAGTTTATATCCTGGATTTTGCGCCCCTCGGAAAAAGTTTCTTTTTCCGGGACCACCATTTCCACTACTTCAGCATCGCTGACCAAAAAAGTAGCCACTGAGATAATTTGACCGCGTCTTACAAAGCGAAGAATTTGGTTAGCCGCAAGGAGCCTGGGGCTTAGTGCTACGTCAATGCCAAGGCT
The DNA window shown above is from Thermodesulfatator atlanticus DSM 21156 and carries:
- the tilS gene encoding tRNA lysidine(34) synthetase TilS translates to MSSNLINKVRKDIARFGLITAGERILVAVSGGPDSMALLYILYHLREELDLELAVAHYDHHLRKDSTKEALFVKKYAEGLGLPVFIAAAPVRDYAKREKLSLEAAGRELRYRFFERIAKEHGYSKVALAHQADDLAEEVLMRFIRGAGRRGLAGIPVKRGGVFIRPLLLASREEIDAFLEKENIPFVEDPSNFDPRFVRNRVRHLLIPFLEKHFHKNVKECLKRTALLVAEEEEFLGCLALERLAKYGRLEGETFHLSVRRLKAVPLVLRRRMYLEALKAVGVPLFRIRLNHIEQIESLLTGKTRGNINLPGGFIARREPGRIVFKKIPKELIPFEITISGPGEYELPNNIKLKVFYLEKKDCELKEKNTLVLDAEKIDFPLLIRSPRPGDRIRLAGLSGRKKLKKIFWEHGMAHDDRRIWPVVEKDGQIIGIPGLAVAENLAPENGQRALVISFSK
- a CDS encoding Uma2 family endonuclease, yielding MFLNLKYPKYTYDDYKNWEGRWELIDGIPYAMTPMPPPKHQRVSNNIAWQLNELLKDCEKCKAYLPVDWKIDENTVVQPDNLVLCYEVGDKPYITKAPTLIFEILSKSTAFKDLNIKYKLYEKEGVKYYVVVNVEDTIAKVYELKDYRFVKIADAINDKVKFDLEGCEIEFDFSLIWE
- a CDS encoding flavodoxin family protein, which translates into the protein MRILTFQGSPRIGGNTDLLLDSFIKGAKEAGAEVEKIHLYRVKIGPCIECGECDTTGECVIPDDMKEIYPKIDASDVIVVASPIFFYNISSYTQALVERSQARWVSKYVLKKAPPFGKEKRGIFLSLGATKGKRLFEGVQRVIRYFFDAVYAKYEGGLFYRGIEKKSAIKEHPSALQDAYKLGQAVVKVPPENWPLVRDPSP
- a CDS encoding chemotaxis protein CheX is translated as MATVLDALVASVNEVIKTYTGIEPKPGKPFVRTEPTALGEVSAVNGLAGSGFTGMLTVTFSKDCLFKILSVLFGSQPETLNEEVCDAAGELANQICGAFRRRFEEQGISLQAAVPVIVTGEGHSITPLCTSQRMAVPFELDGTKMVIELCLDKKKNG
- a CDS encoding TrkH family potassium uptake protein; the encoded protein is MSLIYHESVWPYIYAEAISLLCGVLLVAIIKPDKEIGYREGFAIVVLSWTAAGVFGALPFVFSGKLGFIDALFESISGFTTTGSTVFGDLEDLPKGLHFWRAMTQWLGGMGIIILSLAILPLLGIGGMQLYQAEMPGVTKDKLAPRIQDTARILWGVYIFFTIFEVLLLLPAGLNLYEALCHAFTTLATGGFSTRTASVAAFDSAYVDYVITAFMFLAGVNFSLHYRFLKGELDAYFKNEEFRFYVLVGLVAIFICVLFNHLSGTYHNPLLNLRYSVFQVWSIMTTTGYGTADFALWHPVCQLLLLILMFFGGMAGSTGGGVKQIRFLILFKFVRFQIRKLIHPRAVEIIRYDEHKVAESVIQGILGFMALYALVFMIASLLVCAQGIDIITATSAVAATLNNIGPGLAKVGPTQNFGWLPDFSKLVLTFCMLAGRLELYTVVILFSREYWRGARKPLFRF